TTCACACATTTTCTCTCATTTGTcttatttgtgcaaatagtaactgtacgTAAAGATCATTATGAAACGAATGTAGCAGATTTCTTTTGATTGAAAGGAAAACGTTGGCTAGTTCATTCTTAAATTAGGACCTATAGTAGATAGTCTAATCACTTGTTTGGTTCCtgtttcttttgtttatgcagGTATAAACCGGGCTTTTTACACTGGAAACATTAATTACATTTACGAATTCCGGAAAGGTAAACGTCTAGCTATGGCTGATATCGAGGCCATTATGTACATCTATGGTGTTGAGAACACCAGTGCTCAGGACATTGTGAAAAACATAGACCCTAAAAAACGAGGGATATTCGACTTAAACTCTCACAACAAGCAAATTGTTCTCGCCTCGACAATCAATTTCTCTCTGGCAAAGGAGCCTGATCTTTGTCAGTTAAGGCATGCAAGCAAGTGTTACCAAGATGAATTGCTCTCTCCGCTGCATTATGCTTGCTACATTCAGGAGGTCTTGAAAGGGAAATACTTAGGTGAGAAATACTATCTTTTAAAGATTTTTCTTTTCATACTTATCACCTTTTAAGTTTCaggtttttgtatttactaccttataaaatgtaACTTTATATTTACCACCTTAATCCCGTGAAACGttttatatttaattatttatcaacTCTGGACGGATTCCATCCAACTTAAAATGTGGTAaataaggtggtaaatatgaaattataatACACCAAAATGAaacttaaaaggtggtaaatatcaaaacatcatttttttttttttttttttttgttttctatttCTCTACGTGTATGCGCTTGTATTTGTACAATTGACTAAGAAAGACCAGCCTTGGTTAAGGTCCATCACGAACTAGCTAGTCATTTGGCTAGTCCATGCCTAGACCGTTTCTTGGGGATAACTTTTGTAAGGAagtaggccctgttcttttgagcTTAGTTGAGTTGCTGAACTGAATTTCCCTGAAACTCAACTAAAAAGAATGGGGCCTTAGTCCGAGTCCAAATCTTTTGTCTAACCGTTGATAGTTCATCATATTTTTGATTGAAACAGGAAGCGAACCTCGGTTTATGATGCTAGGAATGTATAGCGTACTCGGAGTTTTGGAGGGTTCCACGGACCGTGAACTTACCACCAAAGACGTGGAGAAGTTTGTAAGATTATGGAAAGTACGTGATTCGTGCGAGACACAAGGCCTTATAAATACGGTCAAGGATGATTATAATGGAACTATTTCATGTTCAAGTTTCTACTATTTGTTGTACCATAAAATTTTGTATGGAAAGCAGTGTATTCATATGTTTGATACTCTAGGGGAGCAAAAGCCGTCAATGTTCTTCCTTTTAATGGACAAAGACGAAGATGGATTCCTTTCCTTGACGGATCTTCGTAGTTTTGCCGCAATCTTTGGTCGATATCCATCGGATGAAGCGATTGATCGTGTGACCCGAAAGCTTGATATTGATGGTGATGGTAAGGTAATTAGCTTGGAGGATTTTCATGAGGCAATGGAGCCTATTTTAGATGGATTGACATGGGAGTTTTGGTTGGTTGCTATCTTGATCACTTTGGAGCTTTAGTCGAATAATATGGAGTACAAATTTTCATATGCTATCAATGACAATGTGCAATTGCTCAGCTTAATCTAGTTTCAATTTCCTCGACTTAGATGGTGGATAAGGGTGTACAATGAACATGGTGCACCCAAAAAACACAAGTGTTTGCATATAAAAACATGACTTTATGTTAAAAGAATACGACATTTACTTATTTATAGTtttagtaaaaagaaaaaaaagaatatatCTTAGTTTATCTAATTAATAACAATGTCATGTTCTTTTACTTGCACTTGTGTTCTTTAGCTCCATTGTGCTCTTGTGTACTCACATTTGTCCATAGTTCACGAATTACTCTTTTCCTCATTTAGCATATTCTTACATTAAAAGTTGCAATATTTTATATTGGCTTTAATCGCGACATGGTCAAACCTAGAGGTGATCAaaattcgggtcgggtcgggctttAACACAAAAAATCATGCCCAAACCCATAAATTTGGTGTGAGATTTGCAGGCCGACGCAAGATTTTCAGGTCGGGTCGGGTTTTGGTCTAAAATGCATATTTTATGCTACCCAAACCCGTACTTTTTCGGGCCGGTTCGGCAGGTCAGGCTATAGATGATCATGTCTAGTCAAACACCCTCCGGGAAAAGATAAAGAAAATCTAGTACCTATCGACATGGTCAACTTTTACTATGCATCTTGGTGCAGTTTTCTACGCACAATACATCAGTTACATGATTTACACATAAACATCATTTCAACTTTTTTTATGAAAGAATGCACCTTATTCCCGAGTgtctaaaaaaaattagagattTTAAGAGCCTCAGCTCCATGACATTTTTAAGAGAAATAAACCCTTTTCTTTAGGGAACTATAGTTAATTGAcctaaaataaatgaaatgcTATGCAAAACCTTCGACAAAAAACAAAATCCACGACGGTACTTTCTCAGTCAATGCATGCTACATTCCACGAAAGTACTACGTAATTCTTACCACCGTAAGTACAAAAATACCACCAATCCACCATGGAAAATAAGTGCAAGCCTAGAACTCTAGAAACCTTTCTTAACTACGATAACGACTAAACAAGTTGCTCTTGGGCCTCTTTGCACAGCCGCACAGTACTCGCAAGTTGCAACCTTTGCTTAAGACCCCATTCTTTTGGATTTAACTGCAGTTTTATTctgttcaattcagttcaaaaGAACGGTATTGTGtttatcttattttttattgatcttattttattattataatgttaaatattactattaatTAGAGgattttttttgtgattttccatctaaaaaaaattcaaatttatgttttaccacctaaaatctcaaacttttattttaccacctaaaaaaagtaaaaacaatTCATTTTACCATCTTTTAATAGTAAAGTTAACGGGATCGTTATTGAACCCCTACAACGGCTAGTATAGCATATCCCTTATAAAATTCCACAATGTTTTAAGCATGTTGTATAATATAAGTTTGTAATTTGATTAATTTGGAGATTTGAAGTGCAAAAATGGGTGGTGAGAATTTAACAATATTAAATAAGAAGGTGAAAAATTGGTTGAGAAGGAGTAAAAAAGATAATCACATAATTTGGGTAAAGAGGAGCTTAATTTGTAGGCTCtgcgaacatttttttttgacccctaatattttttttttgacgtaAACCCCTACTAGTCATTCcttttaaaattccatttcttaAATGAATAATATTTCAGGGAAAATAATACAATCTATTAATCTACTCGACAATTTGGGGATCTGTTTTATGAGAATTTAGGTTAGACGGTTTTGACAAAtgtgatttttttaaaatagaCAGTTTTCATGTAATTTTACGGTAGAGATAGCCTTTgagtacattttatgaaacattAAATAAATATAGTAACGTTTAAAGGTAGTGTTTGGTCAATTTTGGTTAATTTTAAGCAATATAATGTAGATAGCTTTTATTGTATTTTATAATCTCAATCTCTAATTTTTCCTAACACATATACGTTTATCAACTACTACATCTTAGTTCTTTAAAGttactactaatatatccaatttcgcatgtgaaaaaattataaaaattgatattcttaaaatacataccgagatcaatctaacaagatcttacatgtaacgttttgatatATAATAGTGAAAATTTACAGTTaaagtattcatattttgaacACATATTCCAAAAcctaaagaactttcagaaacgaaGGTAATATCCACTATTCAACCGCCAACTATTTGATATCGCTAGTTTTCCCATACAAGGCATACGTAATCCAACTTCTATCTATACATAGTACTTCAACGCCTTCTTTTATTGGTCGCTTTTGCAAAAGCATAGCAATATAGGAAGTTGATATTCCCCTATCCCAAAAAAATATTTCACCGAAATCTTTAACTAGTTTTGTTAAAAATACTACTCGTATTTCTCATAAATTTCTCTCGGAAAAACTCTAAATTCACATGTTCTTGTGCTCTTGTGCATGTTGTTATACTTTCGAAAAAGATTCATAATAACTGTTAGTTTcacagagttcctcaagagggggggaattgatattttacggttttacaaaaattaaactactaggaacagaaacagtaaaatatgcaagcgagatttagcgtggaaaactctctaggcccaatagagaggaaaaaaccacggcccctttgggggCTTAAACACATttactaattaggcaaaacaactcagtttctttaaaagcctaatctactcgggccacaatctgttaGTCTCCTCTGACTACAGATGACCAGGAACAACCCCTCGTTGTTCCTTCCCTTAcagaaacagtccctcaactgcttCTCCTCACATATCTCttgtgagatcttctctcttgctcaagtaagcctgactcaggcttaacatACAATATCTCAACACTTAAACTGAAAACAAAGTAATATTAAACTTAATACTAAATACTAGATATAAGACCAcgtaacaaatactgctctatatgggaacaggaacagactctttaaagattaagactttaagggtaatacctgaaagcttccggttaatgtaaataagtctgataaaaactTTCGCAGAGAACTTAAGGTGTATATATAGGAAAACCAGAGTTTACCCTAGATTCTAATTCAAACCAGTTTAGGACTCTTTTCAAAAGATATATTTTCGCAAATAACATCTTTAAAACGCGTTTTAGATAAACTCAATCCTTACGGATTTGAGAGTTGTGAATTAACTTAAAACGTTTAAGAGTTTAACCTTAAGTACAATAGTAAAATCAGTTTTGTAAATCGACACTTatcttttataaaataaaactgATTTAGGACTCTATGAAATATTTTGTTCCCATACTAAGCTGTATTTGTTTCTACTGATCTTATACCTTTCTGGACTCTAATTGACTTGCTGGGCTTCATACTCCTTGGCCCATGATTCAATCTTAATCCTTGTTTTGAACTGCTTCTCTTCATGGTTTCTCAGCTGGTAGCGTTGTATACTTGTTGTTGCTAAGTGTGCTGATCGTTTCATATAAACCTGTGACATTCCTTAAAAAACCAGTTGTGAGTATAGCTTAAGTTTGTCATCGTCAAAACTCaggaatcaacaatttccccctttttgatgatgacaaccttaCAACTTGATAAGAGTAAAATATGCAGATAATGACTAAGGAATGAAACAAGGTGCTGCTGACAATCATACCTCAAACCTCAATTAGGAACAGATGGAACATTTTCTGAGGTTTCGAACTTATGTATAGATACAACTATTTGAAACACAAGTTGTCCCCCATTATCTTCCCCCTTTGGAATTATCAAAAAGGGTAGTTGAAAAACGATTTCACAAGACAGAGAAGAAAGAAATAGAGAATTATGTTACCCCAACAGACCAAGAAGCAGTT
This Spinacia oleracea cultivar Varoflay chromosome 6, BTI_SOV_V1, whole genome shotgun sequence DNA region includes the following protein-coding sequences:
- the LOC110805074 gene encoding uncharacterized protein isoform X3, with the protein product MDPPQIPSSSRGRSSKINSILPPSPAPRYASTWDSFPGPSHYPMAYDISGRRPSEYTSYSTLQSLVYSNADNIAIRNASVWDSTSTTAAMINSLVPMASDISGRRPSEYTTYSTSQSLEYSNSDNIAIRNASVWDSSTSTTTAMINSLVPPTFNASASPAPRNASTWDSFGGPSLYPLASDISGRRPSEYMGYSTSQPLKNSNKASNISARKVAAWNASTTAAIHLPRWDAFGDALPVYRGASYWSWLAKTFAMDFATGDNTTPVGINRAFYTGNINYIYEFRKGKRLAMADIEAIMYIYGVENTSAQDIVKNIDPKKRGIFDLNSHNKQIVLASTINFSLAKEPDLCQLRHASKCYQDELLSPLHYACYIQEVLKGKYLGSEPRFMMLGMYSVLGVLEGSTDRELTTKDVEKFVRLWKVRDSCETQGLINTVKDDYNGTISCSSFYYLLYHKILYGKQCIHMFDTLGEQKPSMFFLLMDKDEDGFLSLTDLRSFAAIFGRYPSDEAIDRVTRKLDIDGDGKVISLEDFHEAMEPILDGLTWEFWLVAILITLEL